The Bacillus sp. BGMRC 2118 DNA segment AGCAAGAGATGTCTGCATTTTTTGTATTTCAATCTGTTGATATTGAATTTGTTGTTGTAATTGATGGATATAATTAGTGAGGTCATAGTTCTGATAGTACATGGAATCACCCTTTTCAAAATGGTAATGTACACCGATATTCGTCAAAGTCGATAATGTAGTGTATGTGGAACCTATAAAATGGGTGAATGCCTAGAAAAGCTAATCTCTAATTCCAGATGAAAATGGAACAGCAGGACCTTCTATTCCACCAGTTGCAGTAGTACCACTACCTGTTTGTGGTGCTGGTCCTTTAAAACCACCGGTATTGTATAAGTTAGAGAGTGGTTTAATCATTCCAGCACTCCCAATTTGAAAGACGGAGGAGTTCGAAATACTCCCAACTTTTAGTTGTTGAATATTGATCGTTTGGCAAATATAAAAATTCATCTTCACTCCTCCTATGCTAAATCTACAATGGGCTGATCTACTGCATCATTATCTTGAGTATTTGTACTGCTCGCGTTGTTAATAATTCGCAAACCATCACCCGTATTAAAGGAACCAGCTCCTGAGAAGGTTTTGGCCGAAGAATTAGGAGTAATCATAAAGACATCTCCTATGTTAAAAACACTTGAAGAACCGATACTTATTACTTTCACTGCGCCGACTATGGCAGGCATATAAAACACCCTTTGTTATCGTATTCATTCAGTATAGTATGATAAATGCCCGAAATGGTTCGTTTACAAGCTCTTATCATAAGCATCGCATAAAAAAATGAACCTGAAAAAACAAGCAGGATCTATAATTACCAAGAAATGCTTACAAATGACGATTTTAGTAAGTGAGTTTAAACATACAAATCTAGTAGAAAACAGCTTAAAGTAATTACCAATATATAGAATGTAGAGATATAATAGTAGTAAATACGTTTTGGGAGAATATGATGAATACAAACCATACACCAATTTCTGAAAATGACCGAATCCATTCCCTTGATATGATTCGAGGTTTTGCACTATTAGGAATCTTTCTGGTTAATATGTCTTCTTTTCATTCACCTGTTTTATACAAAGGTGCCTTTGAGAAGGCAGAGGGCATGAATCAGCTCATCATTAATTTTATCAACTTCTTTGCACAAGCAAGTTTCTACACTCTTTTTTCTTTTTTATTTGGCTATGGGATAATTATCTTTTTAGACCGTGCAAAGGCT contains these protein-coding regions:
- a CDS encoding spore gernimation protein, coding for MNFYICQTINIQQLKVGSISNSSVFQIGSAGMIKPLSNLYNTGGFKGPAPQTGSGTTATGGIEGPAVPFSSGIRD
- a CDS encoding spore germination protein, with amino-acid sequence MPAIVGAVKVISIGSSSVFNIGDVFMITPNSSAKTFSGAGSFNTGDGLRIINNASSTNTQDNDAVDQPIVDLA